A stretch of Palaemon carinicauda isolate YSFRI2023 chromosome 36, ASM3689809v2, whole genome shotgun sequence DNA encodes these proteins:
- the LOC137628528 gene encoding uncharacterized protein → MPQIRRPPQATPRRASLAMPRALSQAVMQAQTLIADQQRAIRSLQDALPGSGARANKVPVSAAPEKCDAAMSSAAFRSWRCSMTCWIHLNKFPPQDVVLHIRLNCVPALQRVLDARYSDAKWNALAPDAALDAIGNIVLRSSNQAVQWSEFFALAQGHEESVSDYFSRCAQKATDCDFHCLKCSECLIEYMLLRKIMVGLSDPVLKRHVFQACDTFKSVDAHQALCCTFGAARQDVESVPRVAIGESESAGASSDDVTGSDDVEPDVTVLRGNFNAKRCGNSWGRHPFGRASCPAKGMTCHGCQKVGHFQKCCRSMKKAPLASSLVIVADTHLSPHPAIKACVSHRNVNSVSTLVIADTGAQICVAGPMILSSLQINPLELQPRTGLRDIGNL, encoded by the coding sequence ATGCCCCAGATACGTCGACCACCCCAGGCGACGCCGAGGCGTGCCTCACTTGCGATGCCAAGGGCCTTGTCACAGGCCGTGATGCAAGCACAGACGTTAATTGCAGACCAGCAACGCGCCATCCGTTCCCTTCAGGATGCCCTTCCCGGTTCCGGAGCACGTGCCAATAAAGTTCCTGTCTCTGCTGCCCCTGAGAAGTGTGATGCGGCAATGTCTTCGGCAGCGTTCAGATCCTGGAGATGTTCGATGACGTGTTGGATCCACCTTAACAAGTTCCCGCCACAGGATGTTGTCCTGCACATTAGGCTCAACTGTGTGCCGGCGTTGCAACGTGTGCTGGACGCTCGATATTCAGATGCCAAATGGAATGCCCTCGCCCCAGATGCGGCTCTGGACGCCATCGGGAATATTGTGTTGCGGTCATCGAATCAGGCAGTGCAGTGGTCTGAATTCTTTGCCCTTGCACAAGGGCACGAGGAGTCAGTGAGCGACTATTTTTCGAGGTGTGCTCAGAAGGCCACCGACTGTGATTTTCATTGTCTTAAATGCAGTGAGTGCTTGATAGAATACATGCTGTTGCGGAAAATAATGGTAGGCCTCAGTGACCCTGTATTAAAGAGGCACGTTTTTCAGGCATGTGATACATTTAAAAGTGTAGATGCCCATCAGGCACTGTGCTGCACTTTCGGAGCTGCGCGCCAAGACGTTGAAAGTGTCCCGCGCGTCGCTATTGGTGAGAGTGAGTCTGCTGGTGCCTCGAGTGATGACGTCACAGGCAGTGATGACGTAGAGCCAGACGTCACGGTGTTGCGTGGCAACTTCAATGCAAAGCGTTGCGGAAATAGTTGGGGGCGCCATCCGTTTGGTCGAGCGTCATGCCCAGCAAAAGGTATGACGTGCCATGGGTGCCAAAAGGTAGGGCACTTTCAGAAATGCTGCAGAAGTATGAAGAAAGCGCCGCTTGCCTCAAGTTTAGTGATTGTTGCAGACACACACCTCTCCCCCCACCCTGCAATCAAAGCTTGTGTTTCCCATAGGAACGTGAATTCAGTATCTACACTCGTCATAGCAGATACAGGAGCACAGATCTGCGTTGCCGGACCCATGATTCTTTCAAGCCTGCAAATAAATCCCCTGGAGTTGCAGCCACGAACAGGTCTGAGGGACATAGGTAATCTCTGA